In one Polaribacter sp. ALD11 genomic region, the following are encoded:
- the lepA gene encoding translation elongation factor 4, producing the protein MKNIRNFCIIAHIDHGKSTLADRLLEYTGSVTDREKKDQLLDSMDLERERGITIKSHAIQMDYTHNGEQFILNLIDTPGHVDFSYEVSRSIAACEGALLIVDAAQSIQAQTISNLYLALENDLEIIPILNKVDLPSANPEEVTDDIVDLLGCNPEDVIHASGKTGFGVENILAAIIDRIPAPKGDPDAPLQALIFDSVYNSYRGIETYFRVFNGEIKKGQRIKFMATNNEYFADEVGTLKLEQVVKKSVKTGDVGYLITGIKTAKEVKVGDTITDAVNPTTENIDGFEDVKPMVFAGIYPVDTEDYEELRYSMEKLQLNDASLVFVPESSAALGFGFRCGFLGMLHMEIIQERLEREFNMTVITTVPNVSYHAYTKKNPDEILLLNNPTDLPDPSRLDRVEEPFIKASIITKSDFVGQVMSLCIEKRGEIVNQTYLTTERVELTFDMPLAEIVFDFYDRLKTVSKGYASFDYSPIGMRESKLVRVDILLNGNGVDALSALLHADNAYTIGKKIVEKLKELIPRQQFDIPIQAAIGAKIIARETTKALRKDVTAKCYGGDISRKRKLLEKQKKGKKRMRQVGNVEIPQEAFMAVLKLND; encoded by the coding sequence ATGAAGAACATTAGAAACTTTTGCATTATCGCACATATAGATCATGGTAAAAGTACGTTAGCAGATAGATTGTTAGAATATACAGGCTCTGTAACAGATCGTGAAAAGAAAGATCAGTTACTAGATAGTATGGATTTAGAACGTGAACGCGGGATTACCATAAAATCGCATGCCATTCAAATGGATTATACGCACAATGGAGAACAATTTATTTTGAATTTAATTGATACTCCAGGTCACGTAGATTTCTCTTATGAAGTTTCTAGATCTATTGCAGCTTGTGAAGGTGCTTTGTTAATTGTAGATGCTGCACAAAGTATACAAGCACAAACAATTTCTAACTTATACTTAGCTTTAGAGAATGATTTAGAGATTATTCCTATCTTAAATAAAGTAGATTTACCTTCTGCAAACCCAGAAGAAGTAACAGATGATATTGTAGATTTATTAGGTTGCAACCCAGAAGACGTAATTCACGCAAGTGGTAAAACTGGTTTCGGTGTTGAAAATATTTTAGCAGCAATTATAGATAGAATTCCTGCTCCAAAAGGAGATCCAGACGCGCCATTACAAGCCTTAATTTTCGATTCAGTTTATAATTCTTATAGAGGAATTGAAACGTATTTCCGTGTTTTTAACGGAGAAATCAAAAAAGGACAACGTATTAAGTTCATGGCAACAAATAATGAATATTTTGCTGATGAAGTAGGTACTTTAAAGTTAGAACAGGTTGTGAAAAAATCTGTAAAAACTGGTGATGTTGGGTATTTAATTACAGGAATTAAGACAGCAAAAGAAGTAAAGGTAGGAGATACAATTACAGACGCGGTAAATCCTACGACAGAAAATATTGATGGTTTTGAAGACGTGAAGCCAATGGTTTTTGCAGGAATATATCCTGTAGACACAGAAGATTATGAAGAATTGCGTTATTCTATGGAAAAACTGCAATTAAATGATGCTTCTTTAGTGTTTGTGCCAGAAAGTTCTGCCGCTTTAGGTTTTGGTTTCCGTTGTGGATTCTTAGGGATGTTACACATGGAAATTATTCAAGAACGTTTAGAGCGTGAGTTTAACATGACTGTTATTACTACAGTTCCTAACGTTTCTTACCACGCTTATACTAAAAAGAATCCAGACGAAATATTACTTTTAAATAATCCTACAGATTTACCAGATCCATCGAGATTAGATAGGGTAGAAGAACCTTTTATTAAAGCAAGCATTATTACTAAATCAGATTTTGTTGGACAAGTAATGAGTTTGTGTATCGAAAAACGGGGTGAAATTGTAAATCAAACCTACTTAACAACAGAAAGAGTAGAATTAACATTCGATATGCCTTTGGCAGAAATAGTGTTCGATTTTTACGATCGTTTAAAAACGGTTTCTAAAGGATATGCATCTTTCGATTATTCTCCGATTGGTATGAGAGAATCGAAGTTGGTAAGAGTAGATATTTTGTTAAACGGTAACGGAGTAGACGCACTTTCTGCGCTTTTACATGCAGACAATGCCTATACAATTGGTAAGAAAATAGTAGAGAAATTAAAAGAATTAATACCAAGACAACAGTTCGATATTCCTATTCAGGCAGCAATTGGTGCAAAAATTATTGCGCGTGAAACTACCAAAGCATTGCGTAAAGATGTTACTGCAAAATGTTATGGAGGAGATATTTCTAGAAAACGTAAGTTATTAGAAAAGCAGAAAAAAGGAAAGAAAAGAATGCGACAAGTTGGTAATGTAGAAATTCCGCAAGAAGCATTTATGGCCGTTTTAAAGCTGAATGATTAG
- the rbfA gene encoding 30S ribosome-binding factor RbfA, which yields MEETNRQRKIAGVLQKDLVDVLQKAAQDGMKGVIISVSKVHVTSDLGVAKVYLSIFPSENREEIVKGIQSNTPLVRHEMAKRTRNQLRRMPELLFFGDDTLDYIEEIDKSLKGNDTDPIKNPDVLAKRQKR from the coding sequence ATGGAAGAAACAAACAGACAACGTAAAATTGCAGGAGTTTTACAAAAAGATTTGGTAGATGTGTTGCAGAAAGCTGCACAAGATGGCATGAAAGGAGTAATAATATCTGTATCTAAAGTACATGTTACTTCAGATTTAGGAGTTGCAAAAGTATATTTAAGTATTTTTCCTTCAGAAAATAGAGAAGAAATTGTAAAAGGAATACAATCTAACACGCCTTTAGTTCGTCATGAAATGGCAAAAAGAACGCGTAATCAATTAAGAAGAATGCCAGAGCTATTGTTTTTTGGTGATGATACTTTAGATTATATAGAAGAAATAGATAAGTCGTTAAAAGGAAATGATACCGACCCTATAAAGAACCCAGATGTTTTGGCAAAACGTCAAAAAAGATAA
- a CDS encoding EF-hand domain-containing protein, whose product MGAKENILRKIRILITNQFDSPEEAFLFFDSDKDGRLKKSEIKKMLKNAAVNGFIRGVVANELLKGYDKSSDDTINWEEFKVAIAELERDL is encoded by the coding sequence ATGGGAGCAAAAGAAAATATTTTAAGAAAGATTAGAATTTTGATAACCAATCAGTTTGATTCTCCAGAAGAAGCATTTCTTTTTTTTGATTCCGACAAAGATGGTCGATTAAAAAAATCTGAAATTAAAAAAATGTTAAAAAATGCTGCAGTTAATGGGTTTATAAGAGGTGTTGTAGCCAACGAGTTACTAAAAGGTTATGATAAATCTAGTGATGATACTATAAATTGGGAAGAGTTTAAAGTAGCAATTGCAGAGCTGGAAAGAGATTTATAA
- a CDS encoding MotA/TolQ/ExbB proton channel family protein, protein MKKVVNVLSVTGFMFFGAIQSTFAQEAAAESRTFHQELKLRFIEGGPIFMGIVLVALILGLAIAIERIIYLNMASTNTKKLVANVDEALSSGGIEAAKEVCRNSKGPVASIFYQGLDRVDEGIESAEKAVVSYGGVQMGLLEKNVSWLSLFIALAPMLGFMGTVIGMIGAFDAIAEANDISPGVVAVGIKVALLTTVFGLVVAIILQVFYNYIVSKIDSIVNNMEDASIQLIDLLVKYKK, encoded by the coding sequence ATGAAAAAAGTAGTAAATGTCCTATCTGTAACAGGATTCATGTTTTTTGGAGCTATTCAATCAACTTTTGCACAGGAAGCAGCAGCAGAGTCAAGAACTTTTCACCAAGAATTAAAACTTCGTTTTATAGAAGGTGGCCCAATATTTATGGGAATTGTATTAGTCGCCTTAATTTTAGGTTTAGCAATTGCAATTGAAAGAATTATTTATTTAAACATGGCATCTACAAATACTAAGAAATTAGTAGCAAATGTAGATGAAGCTTTAAGTTCAGGTGGTATAGAAGCTGCTAAAGAAGTTTGTAGAAATTCAAAAGGGCCTGTTGCCTCTATATTTTATCAAGGTTTAGATAGAGTAGATGAAGGAATTGAAAGTGCTGAAAAGGCAGTTGTTTCTTACGGTGGAGTTCAAATGGGACTTTTAGAAAAAAATGTTTCTTGGTTATCATTATTTATTGCATTAGCACCAATGCTAGGTTTCATGGGTACTGTAATTGGTATGATTGGCGCGTTTGATGCAATTGCAGAAGCAAATGATATTTCTCCAGGAGTAGTTGCAGTAGGTATTAAAGTAGCCTTATTAACAACTGTATTTGGTTTAGTTGTTGCAATTATCTTACAGGTTTTCTATAATTATATCGTTTCTAAAATTGATAGTATCGTTAACAATATGGAAGACGCTTCTATTCAATTGATAGATTTATTAGTAAAGTATAAAAAATAA
- a CDS encoding porin family protein: MKIRYILFYFLIFPLLIFSQKDSLSLGDKYAEDQIYLSVSYSQFNEQPSTITKSNFSYSLSTGFIKDFILNKTGTISLAAGVGYGYDFFNHELKVDELNNTTIFSSDNSISENVFKAHNLEFPLEIRWRTSTAKKYNFWRVYTGLKFMYNLSNKFQYLDTNSNQFKYSNIDAYNKLQYGLTISAGYDKFNINFFYGLTPIFKNSTINGEPVNTKILKFGLIFYFL, from the coding sequence ATGAAAATTAGATATATTTTATTTTATTTTTTAATATTTCCTTTACTTATTTTTTCTCAGAAAGATTCTCTAAGTCTAGGTGATAAATATGCGGAAGATCAAATTTATTTGTCTGTTTCCTACAGTCAATTTAATGAACAACCATCAACAATAACAAAAAGTAATTTTTCTTATTCCTTATCTACTGGTTTTATTAAAGATTTTATTTTAAATAAAACAGGTACAATTTCTCTTGCTGCAGGTGTTGGTTATGGTTATGATTTTTTTAATCATGAATTAAAAGTAGATGAATTAAATAATACTACAATATTTAGTAGTGATAACTCTATCTCTGAAAACGTTTTTAAAGCCCATAATTTAGAGTTTCCATTAGAAATTAGATGGAGAACATCAACTGCTAAAAAATATAATTTCTGGAGGGTTTATACGGGGTTAAAGTTTATGTACAATCTAAGTAACAAGTTTCAATACTTAGATACAAACTCTAATCAGTTTAAGTACTCTAATATAGACGCATACAATAAATTACAATACGGTTTAACTATATCTGCTGGTTATGATAAATTTAATATAAACTTCTTTTATGGTTTAACTCCTATATTCAAAAATAGTACAATTAACGGAGAGCCAGTAAACACTAAAATTTTAAAATTCGGATTGATTTTCTACTTTTTATAG
- the dusB gene encoding tRNA dihydrouridine synthase DusB produces the protein MVKIGNIELPEFPLLLAPMEDVSDPPFRALCKEHGADVVYTEFISSEGLIRDAAKSVMKLDIYEKERPVGIQIFGANLESMLRTVEIVEKSNPDIIDINFGCPVKKVVSKGAGAGILKDIDLMVSLTEAMVKHTNLPITVKTRLGWDHDSIRIVEVAERLQDVGCKAISIHGRTRAQMYKGEADWRPIADVKNNQRMHIPVFGNGDITTPEKAMEMRDSYGLDGAMIGRAAIGYPWFFNEVKHYFKTGEHLSKPTIAQRVEMARRHLQMAIDWKGEHLGVVETRRHYTNYFKGIPHFKEYRMKMVTSDAAKDVFDAFNEVEIKFGNLIIPQEY, from the coding sequence TTGGTAAAAATAGGCAACATAGAATTACCTGAATTTCCACTTTTATTAGCACCAATGGAAGACGTCTCAGACCCTCCATTTAGAGCTTTGTGTAAAGAACATGGCGCAGATGTAGTGTATACAGAATTTATTTCTTCGGAAGGTTTAATTCGTGATGCAGCAAAAAGCGTAATGAAATTAGACATTTATGAAAAAGAACGTCCGGTAGGAATTCAGATTTTTGGTGCAAACCTAGAGTCGATGTTAAGAACGGTGGAGATTGTAGAAAAATCAAACCCAGATATTATTGACATTAATTTTGGTTGCCCTGTTAAAAAGGTAGTTTCTAAAGGTGCCGGTGCAGGAATTTTAAAAGACATCGATTTAATGGTTTCTCTTACAGAAGCTATGGTAAAACACACCAATTTACCAATTACCGTAAAGACTCGTTTGGGTTGGGATCATGATTCTATTAGAATTGTAGAAGTTGCAGAACGTTTGCAAGATGTTGGCTGTAAAGCAATTTCTATTCATGGTAGAACTCGAGCACAAATGTACAAAGGTGAAGCAGATTGGAGACCTATTGCAGATGTGAAAAATAACCAAAGAATGCACATTCCTGTTTTTGGAAATGGAGATATAACCACACCAGAAAAAGCAATGGAAATGCGTGATTCTTACGGATTAGATGGCGCAATGATTGGTAGAGCAGCCATTGGGTATCCTTGGTTTTTTAATGAAGTAAAACATTATTTTAAAACTGGCGAACATTTATCGAAACCTACCATTGCACAACGTGTAGAGATGGCAAGAAGGCATTTACAAATGGCTATTGACTGGAAAGGCGAACATTTGGGAGTTGTAGAAACAAGAAGACATTATACAAATTACTTTAAAGGAATTCCGCATTTTAAAGAATATAGAATGAAAATGGTAACTTCTGATGCTGCTAAAGATGTTTTTGACGCTTTTAATGAAGTGGAAATTAAGTTTGGTAATCTGATTATTCCTCAAGAATATTAA
- the rpoN gene encoding RNA polymerase factor sigma-54, whose translation MLKQSLQYKLLQKLSPQQIQLMKLIQLPTQAFEERLKQEIEENPALDTGKEESDDIDDDLSNEFDDTGTEKIETEDINIDEYLSDDEIPNYKTQANNYSADDEEKNVPYAAGTSFHQSLSNQLNTFSLNEEERSIAEFLVGSIDDSGYIRREIIDLVDDLAFTANVFTTEEKVIAVLKKVVHTLDPLGVGARDLKECLIIQLKAKDKTKYRSLSIGILEDAFDHFVKKHYKKLQEKYNISEDELKEVIKEISKLNPKPGSSYAGNNKIAEQIVPDFSIKILDGELDLVLNSRNAPELHVSKEYNNMLKGYQESTVKSKSQKDAVFFIKQKLDSAKWFIDAIRQRQQTLLVTMNTIMHYQYDYFLTGDERKLRPMILKDIADKINMDVSTVSRVANSKYVSTPYGTKLIKEFFSESMKNDQGEDVSTKEIKKILETVIAEENKKKPLTDEKLAAILKEKGYPIARRTVAKYREQLDLSVARLRKEI comes from the coding sequence ATGCTAAAACAAAGCTTACAATACAAACTCTTACAAAAACTATCTCCGCAACAGATTCAGTTGATGAAGTTAATTCAATTGCCTACGCAAGCATTTGAAGAACGTCTAAAACAAGAAATTGAAGAAAACCCTGCATTAGATACCGGTAAGGAAGAATCCGATGATATCGATGATGATTTATCAAATGAATTTGATGATACCGGAACAGAAAAAATTGAAACTGAAGACATTAATATCGATGAATATCTAAGTGATGATGAAATTCCGAATTATAAAACGCAAGCCAATAATTATTCCGCAGATGATGAGGAAAAAAATGTGCCTTACGCAGCCGGAACAAGCTTTCATCAATCTTTAAGCAATCAATTAAACACCTTTAGTTTAAATGAAGAAGAGCGTTCTATAGCAGAGTTTCTAGTAGGTAGTATAGATGATAGCGGTTATATAAGAAGAGAAATTATAGATCTTGTAGATGATTTAGCTTTTACTGCAAATGTATTTACTACAGAAGAAAAAGTAATTGCAGTTCTTAAAAAAGTAGTACATACTTTAGACCCTTTAGGTGTGGGAGCTAGAGATTTAAAAGAATGCTTAATTATTCAATTAAAAGCCAAAGACAAAACAAAGTATAGAAGTTTATCTATAGGCATTTTAGAAGATGCTTTTGATCATTTCGTAAAAAAACACTACAAAAAGCTTCAAGAAAAATATAATATTTCTGAAGATGAGTTGAAAGAGGTGATTAAAGAAATTTCTAAATTAAATCCTAAACCCGGGAGTTCTTATGCTGGTAATAATAAAATTGCAGAACAAATTGTTCCAGATTTTTCAATAAAAATTTTAGACGGTGAGTTAGATTTAGTTTTAAACTCTAGAAACGCACCAGAATTGCATGTTTCTAAAGAATATAATAATATGCTAAAAGGTTATCAAGAATCTACTGTAAAATCTAAATCGCAAAAAGATGCAGTATTTTTTATAAAGCAAAAGTTAGACTCGGCAAAATGGTTTATAGATGCAATTAGACAGCGTCAGCAAACGCTTTTAGTAACTATGAATACCATTATGCATTATCAATACGATTATTTTTTAACGGGTGATGAACGTAAGTTAAGACCAATGATACTTAAAGATATTGCAGATAAAATTAATATGGATGTTTCTACGGTTTCTAGAGTTGCAAATAGCAAATATGTTTCTACTCCGTACGGTACAAAACTAATAAAAGAATTCTTTTCTGAATCCATGAAAAATGACCAAGGTGAAGATGTTTCTACAAAAGAGATTAAGAAAATTCTTGAAACTGTCATTGCTGAAGAAAACAAAAAAAAGCCACTTACAGATGAAAAATTAGCCGCTATTTTAAAAGAAAAAGGATACCCTATTGCTAGAAGAACTGTCGCAAAATATAGAGAACAATTAGACTTATCTGTAGCTAGACTTAGAAAAGAAATTTAA
- a CDS encoding biopolymer transporter ExbD, which yields MARRENPEINAGSMADIAFLLLIFFLVTTTMNVDSGVSKKLSEKPPEDYVPPIIKEKNIFEVNINRDNDLLVEGDRMDIKDLKDAAIAFIDNGGGDGKIEDGVATGPCTYCKGEKSISSSDHPNKAIISVQSDRGTEYGVYLKVQNELIKAYSELRNRLSKERYGIPFPELEESYKDDRANESLKKKVDDIKTSYPEIISDAEPTSN from the coding sequence ATGGCAAGAAGAGAGAATCCAGAAATTAATGCAGGTTCCATGGCAGATATTGCCTTCTTGTTATTAATTTTCTTTTTAGTAACAACAACAATGAACGTAGATTCTGGTGTTTCTAAAAAGTTATCAGAAAAACCACCAGAAGATTACGTACCACCAATTATCAAAGAAAAAAATATTTTTGAGGTAAATATTAATAGAGATAATGATCTTCTTGTTGAAGGAGACAGAATGGATATTAAAGACCTTAAAGATGCGGCAATAGCTTTTATAGATAATGGAGGTGGTGATGGTAAAATAGAAGACGGCGTTGCAACGGGACCTTGTACATATTGTAAAGGGGAAAAAAGCATTTCTTCTTCAGATCATCCGAATAAAGCAATTATTTCTGTTCAAAGTGATAGAGGTACAGAATATGGTGTATACTTAAAAGTTCAAAATGAATTGATAAAAGCTTATTCTGAATTGCGTAACAGACTTTCTAAAGAACGTTACGGAATTCCTTTTCCTGAATTAGAAGAATCTTATAAAGATGATAGGGCTAATGAAAGTCTGAAGAAAAAAGTAGATGATATCAAAACTAGTTATCCAGAAATTATTTCTGATGCTGAACCTACATCTAATTAA
- a CDS encoding ABC transporter permease, translated as MSFPYYIAKRYLFSKTSNNAINIITIIASFGVIVGALALFIILSGFSGLRTFSYNLLDVSDPDIKITTTIGKSFFITEDIKEVLTSNTSIKETSKVIEERVFLEYNEKTAIAFIKGVEENYTKISKIDSSLSVGTWLQKDFSNTAVIGRGISNKLSLGILSYGEPLKIMIPKPGKGFINPRKPFYEIETQIVGVYLGTEEFESKYVFTSIEQARGLLHFKENEVTAIELKLNSSKESNDVAEMLRISLGQNFKVQTKEQLNEVFYKVINTENFVSYLIFTLIVIIALFNVIGAIIMMIIDKKSNLKTLFSLGATIKEIKKIFILQGFLLTFFGMCIGLLLGIALVFLQKKFELFMIVPDLAYPVEFRFMNLLIVFCTITVLGFIAAKIASSRITQEFIEK; from the coding sequence TTGAGTTTCCCTTACTACATCGCAAAAAGATATTTATTCTCTAAAACTAGTAATAATGCTATAAACATTATTACTATTATTGCTTCTTTTGGCGTAATTGTAGGAGCTTTAGCTTTATTTATAATTTTATCGGGATTTTCTGGTCTTAGAACTTTTAGCTATAATTTGCTAGATGTTTCAGATCCAGATATAAAAATTACTACCACAATAGGTAAATCTTTTTTTATTACTGAAGATATAAAAGAGGTGTTAACTTCGAATACTTCAATTAAAGAAACCTCTAAAGTTATAGAAGAACGTGTTTTCTTAGAATATAATGAGAAAACAGCAATTGCTTTTATAAAGGGTGTTGAAGAAAACTACACAAAAATTTCTAAAATAGATTCGTCATTAAGTGTGGGTACTTGGCTGCAAAAAGACTTTAGTAATACCGCTGTTATTGGACGAGGAATATCGAATAAATTATCATTAGGAATTCTAAGTTACGGAGAACCTTTAAAAATAATGATTCCGAAACCTGGTAAAGGTTTTATAAATCCTAGAAAGCCTTTTTATGAAATTGAAACACAAATTGTAGGTGTCTATTTAGGAACGGAAGAATTTGAAAGTAAATATGTATTTACATCTATAGAACAAGCTAGAGGTTTATTGCATTTTAAAGAAAATGAAGTAACTGCAATTGAGCTGAAATTGAATAGCAGTAAAGAATCAAATGACGTTGCAGAAATGTTAAGAATAAGTTTAGGGCAAAACTTTAAAGTGCAAACTAAAGAGCAACTAAACGAAGTTTTTTACAAGGTTATAAACACAGAGAATTTTGTGTCTTACTTAATTTTCACATTAATTGTTATCATCGCATTATTTAATGTTATAGGTGCAATAATTATGATGATTATTGATAAAAAATCAAACTTAAAAACACTTTTTAGTTTAGGAGCAACCATAAAAGAGATTAAGAAAATATTTATTCTTCAAGGCTTCTTACTCACTTTTTTCGGAATGTGTATTGGGCTTCTTTTAGGAATTGCTTTGGTGTTTCTTCAAAAGAAATTTGAGTTATTTATGATTGTGCCCGATTTAGCATATCCTGTAGAATTTAGATTTATGAATCTTCTAATAGTATTTTGTACAATTACAGTTTTGGGCTTTATAGCAGCTAAAATTGCAAGTAGTAGAATTACCCAAGAATTTATTGAAAAGTAA
- a CDS encoding asparaginase gives MTNKPNILILYTGGTIGMIKDYKTNALKAFDFSQIIDKIPELEQLDCEIKSISFEEPIDSSNMNTKYYVDILEIIEMNYNKFDGFVILTGSDTMAYTSSAISFMIENLQKPIIFTGSQLPIGDLRTDAKENLITSIEIAASRKNDKPVISEVCLYFEYKLYRANRTTKISSEQFEAFASMNYPALAESGVHLTFNEHLLSKQKYVDEKLIIRKKLVTDVVILKLFPGITEKVVKAILNIDNLKGVILETYGSGNAPNEAWFLNLIEKAIQNNIKVVNVTQCASGSVILGHYDTSVGLKALGVIGGIDITTEAAIAKLMYLLSENLTDKSFKNYFQKSLRGEISKK, from the coding sequence ATGACAAACAAGCCTAATATTCTTATCTTGTACACAGGTGGTACAATTGGTATGATAAAAGACTATAAAACAAACGCTTTAAAAGCATTTGACTTTAGTCAAATAATAGATAAAATTCCAGAGCTAGAACAGTTAGACTGCGAAATAAAAAGTATTTCTTTTGAAGAGCCAATAGATTCATCAAACATGAATACAAAGTACTATGTAGATATTCTAGAAATTATAGAAATGAACTACAATAAGTTCGATGGTTTTGTAATTTTAACAGGTTCAGATACAATGGCCTACACGTCGTCTGCAATTAGTTTTATGATAGAGAATTTACAAAAACCTATTATTTTTACAGGTTCTCAATTACCTATTGGAGATTTAAGAACAGATGCCAAAGAAAACCTGATTACTTCTATAGAAATTGCGGCTTCTAGAAAAAATGATAAACCTGTAATTTCTGAAGTTTGTTTGTACTTTGAATATAAGTTATACAGAGCAAATAGAACAACAAAAATAAGTTCAGAACAATTTGAAGCATTTGCATCGATGAATTATCCTGCTTTAGCAGAAAGTGGTGTGCATTTAACTTTTAATGAACATTTATTATCGAAACAAAAATATGTTGATGAGAAACTAATTATTAGAAAAAAGTTAGTAACAGATGTCGTTATTTTAAAATTATTTCCAGGAATAACAGAAAAAGTTGTGAAAGCTATTCTAAATATAGATAATTTAAAAGGGGTTATCTTAGAAACTTATGGATCTGGAAATGCACCAAATGAAGCATGGTTTTTAAACCTTATAGAAAAAGCAATACAAAATAATATTAAAGTTGTAAATGTTACACAATGCGCTAGTGGTAGTGTAATTCTTGGTCATTATGACACAAGTGTTGGTTTAAAAGCCTTAGGTGTTATTGGAGGAATCGATATTACAACAGAAGCTGCTATTGCGAAATTAATGTATTTATTAAGTGAAAATTTAACTGATAAAAGTTTCAAAAACTACTTTCAAAAATCTTTACGAGGAGAAATTAGTAAAAAATAA
- a CDS encoding zinc metallopeptidase, which translates to MMGFYILIGAISLVSWLISKKLKDKFKKYSKVQLRNGMSGAEIAEKMLADHGIVDVKVISTPGMLTDHYNPQNKTVNLSEGVYNQRNASAAAVAAHECGHAVQHAEAYSYLTMRSQLVPIVSVTSKFSQWLVFGGLILGAASGAAGIGFYIAIAGLIFMGFATLFSFITLPVEYDASNRALAWLKNKNMVSQEELAGATDALKWAARTYLVAALGSLAMLLYWGLQILGGRD; encoded by the coding sequence ATGATGGGGTTTTATATTTTGATTGGTGCAATCTCTTTGGTAAGTTGGCTAATTAGTAAAAAATTAAAGGATAAATTTAAAAAATATTCAAAAGTTCAGCTTAGAAACGGAATGAGTGGTGCAGAAATTGCCGAAAAAATGCTTGCAGATCATGGCATTGTTGATGTAAAAGTAATTTCTACTCCAGGAATGTTAACAGATCATTACAATCCACAAAACAAAACAGTAAATCTTAGTGAAGGTGTTTACAACCAAAGAAACGCGTCTGCTGCAGCTGTTGCAGCACATGAATGCGGTCATGCTGTACAACACGCAGAAGCGTATAGTTATTTAACAATGCGTTCTCAATTAGTACCCATTGTTAGTGTAACTTCTAAGTTTTCTCAATGGTTGGTATTTGGTGGATTAATTTTAGGTGCAGCTTCTGGGGCTGCTGGCATTGGTTTTTATATTGCAATTGCAGGTTTAATTTTTATGGGTTTTGCTACGCTTTTTAGCTTTATCACTTTACCTGTAGAATACGACGCTAGTAACAGAGCCTTAGCTTGGTTGAAAAATAAAAACATGGTTTCTCAAGAAGAATTAGCTGGCGCAACAGATGCTTTAAAATGGGCTGCAAGAACATATTTGGTTGCTGCTTTAGGTTCTTTAGCAATGTTATTGTATTGGGGTTTACAGATTTTAGGAGGAAGAGACTAG
- a CDS encoding biopolymer transporter ExbD encodes MSKFRKKKKGMPAVNTASLPDIVFMLLFFFMVTTTMRETELQIENPRLPSATEVKKLEHKSLVSTIYVGKSKDAARHGTGYNRIQLNDKIATAEDVPAFIINERSKVPENQVAFMTTSIKADKESNVGTIIDIRLKLRDVNALKISYSASKGEGN; translated from the coding sequence ATGTCTAAATTTAGAAAAAAGAAAAAAGGAATGCCAGCAGTTAATACTGCTTCTTTGCCAGACATCGTTTTTATGTTGTTGTTTTTCTTTATGGTAACAACTACCATGAGAGAAACTGAATTGCAAATTGAGAACCCTAGATTACCAAGTGCTACAGAAGTAAAAAAATTGGAGCATAAAAGTCTAGTGAGTACAATATATGTTGGTAAATCTAAAGATGCTGCAAGACATGGTACAGGTTATAATAGAATCCAGTTAAATGATAAAATAGCTACTGCAGAAGATGTACCTGCTTTTATTATTAATGAAAGATCTAAAGTTCCTGAAAACCAAGTTGCATTTATGACAACTTCTATTAAAGCAGATAAAGAATCTAATGTAGGTACAATTATAGATATTAGGTTGAAACTAAGAGATGTAAATGCGCTTAAAATTAGTTATTCTGCTTCAAAAGGAGAAGGAAATTAA